The region CACTAGTATGCAGTCAGCTTCTGAATCTACCATGCATTCTTTCTGTGCCCTTGCAGGAGCTGCTTATGTCctatttgtgaaataaatataattaaattacttCTCCCACATAATTCACAAAATTGCCTCTGTAAATGGCAAATAAAGGAAGGTCTATAAAACACTAAGAGGTTATTATTTTAAGGTTGCTTAGTATAATGTTTACCTTGGGGCTTTTTCCCTGATGACTGAAGGTCAGCTGAGGACCGGCCAGACTAACAGCCTGCCGTTATTAACATGCAGATTAATAAATGGTGGTAACAGGGCTCAGCGTGCAGTCTGCTCCCCTGAAGTGATGTTGACCGGAGTCAGGGTGGGATTTCAGAGACTAATGTGTGCTAATCAGCAGGGAATTATAGAGACATCTCTCTCCCCAGGGATGACCTCCTGGGAGAGCATGAGGGCGTCTACAGCTCGTCACCCCactttccaaggaggaagcaatTTGACTTCCTGTGGGACTAAGCGGGATATTTTGAGGGTCAGTACATTCATTGGTATTACTTGTTAAATTTCTTGTTATAGCCCCCATTTAAAATTGACGTATAACTTACAAACAGTAATATGCATACTTTTTAGTGTATGGTTTTAAGACTTTGGTCACATGTAGAGTCATGTAGCCACTACCACAAtcgttgttgctgctgctgttgatttgctaagtcgtgtccacaATTACTCATTATAAGTTTTCCTAATCTTCTTTGTGGTCAACCCTATCTCTGACCTATTTCCCCTCACAGCCTCTTGTCAGTGGCTTCTAGTGTCATGCCATTATGGCtgtgaaagaaaccagaaaaaaaacattaacACATGGTAGATAAGCAATgtgcttctaaataaccaatgATCCAGCAAAGAAACTAGACAGGACATAAAAGAATACCTTGAGACAAGTGGAGATGGAAATACAATGTTCTAAAATCTACAGGATGCAGcaagagcaattttttttttttgacgctGCCAGTTTTATTTAAGGCTTTACATATCTGAATAAACAGTTAAAAAGCAAATGTTCATTTTTAGAGTtgcacaaaaggaaaataatagggAAAGTGATGACTGGCTTATGATGTGGGGCCAATTtccataagttaaaaaaaaaatctaagttttaGAACCTGGGGCTCTAAAAATAGCACTTGTAATTAATACTGTTCTTCAGATTCATAGTTTAAGGAAGTcactacattttatttcttgatgTTATAGATTTAACAACATGTTGGTAGCAACATGTAACTGCTCACATGGATTAGACATCAAGAGACCAGTTTATGTATATAAACTTAAACACTGAAAATGAATACATTCAGCTATTATGGAACTTACAACAAATACAAACTTGTTAACAACTTTCCAGAAGGCACAGAAGACAGTATTAATAAGAGTGGTCTttagcatcattttaaaaaattcttccttgCTTATTTCTGCATCCCCGTCACGCTCAGCCTCATCAGCCTTTCCTGAagttcctcatctgttaaatctTCGCCTAGGTCCTTAGCCACCCTCTCGATACTGCTCAGTGATACACTTCCTgtatcatcatcatcaaataATTTGCAAGCCttcagtatttcttctttttcattcttttcactcatttttacACTCATTATGGcaaaaaattcttcaaaactAATGGTGCCAATTCCTTCTTTGTCAGTTTCAGCtatcatctttttaatttcttctttctttggctcAAATCCTAAGGCCCGCATTGCAATCATGTCTCCAACCGGCGCCCCCGGTTGGGACCTCCCGACTTTACCCACCGAGCTGCCCAacagtcagcaaaagcagttttaagaggaaaGTCTATAGCAATACAggcctacctcaggaaacaaacaaaagtatcaaaaaaaataatctaagtttacacctaaaggaactagaaaaaggagaacaaagcccaaagaaaggaggaaataagatcagagcaaaagtaaataaagactaaaacaataaaagaaaatatcaatgaaaataAGAGccaattctttgaaaagataaaattgataaacctttagcaggactcattaagaaaaataaatggcccaaataaatgaaatcagaaatgaaagaacgTTGCAACAGACAACACACAAATACAAAGGATCCACAAAAGATCACTACCAACAATTATATGTCAAAAAATTCATCAACCCGGAAGAAGTGAAACATTCCAAGAAACATACAATATtctaagactgaatcaggaagaaatagaaaatctgaaaagacTGATCactagtaatgaaattgaatgaataataaaaaatattcccatcagacaaaagtccaggactagaTAGCGttacagatgaattctaccaaatatttaaagagagtTAGATATCTATCTttctcaaactatttcaaaaatttgaagagaaatAAATACTTCCAATCTCATTCTTAATCTCTGTCTCATTCCAGcattaccctgacaccaaaattagaaaatgttgCATGCAGATTTTGTTCTGGAAAAAACAATGAAAGGAAACTGCCAGGAAAAGGCTACCTGCGCAGGAGTCCCTCTGTCTTCCTTAGATTCTGCCAGCTTCTTGGACAACTCGGGGCCTTCCCATAACTTCTCTGTTTCCTTGGGTGGTCTTTGCCatactgcttttctttatctttcgGGCATTGGCTGAGACATTGATTCTCCTGAGAAAATATTCTGACCATTCAGCTCACAGTAGATTTTACTATTCACTGTCATATGGACACCTTTTTCAGTTTATAACTACATGCTTATCTGTGCGTTTGTTTCCTGTTTGTCGTCTCCACTAAACTTAAGCACGTGAGACTAGTAAGACTAATATTGGAGTTTTGAATGAATATGTCTTCCTAGGCTACAAACTTTGGCTGATACTCCTTTGGGATCAAGAAATAGTTGAGCGAATGGATAATTCTTAATAATGGTGTAAAGATTTAAGGAATGAGGGGTTGCAGTAAGTTTGGGATTCATTTTGCTTGTTTAATGTTAGAGCCTGTGTCTCTATACTCCCATGGTTACTTCAAATATGTGCCCTAGATGTAATGATGTGACTTGATTTTTACCTATGTGTTATTAAGTCACTAagctgcatctgactcttttgcaaccccatggactgtagcctgctaggctcctctatccatgaaattccccaggcaaaaaatactgggaaaaaaaaaatactggagtgagttgccatttccttctcgagggatcttcctgacccaaggatagaaacCACTGCTCCTGCATTTCagttgaattctttaccgctgaaccaacagggaagcccttatagcaATGTACcaataacttaattttttatagatgttttaaagaacagttttaggttcagAGCTGTATTTAGCAGAAGGTAGAGAGATTTCCCATTCATCCCCAGCTCACACAGTAGAGAGTACTAATACTATCATGGGTTCTTAAAACTACTTGCTATAATTTTTTGACATGATGGGTACTCTTCAAGGCATAGTGATGGCTTTTCTCCCAATGATACAGATTCCCAAGTTAGTGAGAACAAAGAGTTTCCAATTGCAAGCTAATTGTGATCCCAAACTTCATTGCTTCTGGCAGGATGATATCAGTGCTTTCCTGTTAACCCACCTATCATGGTGCAGTGATGCAGACCAATAATCCTGATGACAGTTTTCATTTAGGGAATGggtgtttttactttcttttattagGGTTTTATTCTGGGAGGGTGTTGAAATGTAAAGTGCTGAGGAAGAGGCCTTGCTAGCTATGCTGCAGCCACATTGCCTTCTTTTAGATTCTGGCAACTTCCTTGAAATTTGGAGCTGTGATCCCACGCCTTTTGTTTTCCATGGAATGATTTTTCCAGACTGGTTCTTTGTCATTTTTAGGCCTGGCTGACATGTTAACTTTCCCTTAGAAAGCATTCTGTCCAATCAGATTTCTTCTTGTCTCTCTTATTTTTCCATGTACAATTACTTGCTTATCCTATACATaatgttacatatatatgcaatataaatatatgtttttctctatatattcatAGGCTTAGGTTATTTCCTTGTTTGATGCCTATCTTCTTCACTAAGCTTAAGCATCATGTATGCAAGAATGATTTAATTTTGCATGAGTATATAGTCCCATGTCTCACGGTTATAGTTTATATCCATCTGGGATTAGTAAACAGTTTAATGAGTTGATATTTCTTCTCATTGTACAAACATTTAAGGTGAATTAAGTGAACTGTTAATTCCATGGGTCCACTATGTCTTATTTAATGACAGAGCCTGTGTCTCTGTCCCCCAATATTTATGTCAAATTGTAGCTCTGGAGGTCATGCTGTGGTTGAATTAGTGCAACATCAGAaagaattgagggcaggaggagaagggtgtgacagaggatgagagggttggatggcatcattgactcaatggacatgagtttgaataaactccgggagctggtgatggacaggaaagcctggcgtgctgcagtccatggggtcataaagtgtCAGACATGGCTTTGCAACTAAtaaacagcaataaaaagaattacTGCAAATAGTGAACATACACTCACGATCTCCCTCAACAAGCAGAGCTGGATCCCTATAGACAGGTCAATCACATGTTCCCTAGTTAGGTGAGATAACAAGATTTATAGCCCTCATAGGGTATTTGTCCCCTGAGAATTCTATGTCTACATAACTCCCTCCTGGTTCCCACATCACTCTAATTGTCCTCATATTAGAAAGTGGAGCCAAAGAATCAGAGTTACtttggccatttatttttctttcgaTTTGTTAATAGTTGTCCAGTAGCAACAATGACCTTCCCCCAAATTGTGATATTGCTAAAAGCAGTAACAATGTCCGGGGAAAAACTATCCTAAATAACACTGATGATGACTATGATTGTGAGGACCACTCCTTACTAAGTATGAAGTATTATAGGAATTTTCTTATAGCAGTAGTCTTCAGACAAGATGCTGTTTGGGACtgcctttttattatttctattttatagataaagaccctgaagctcaaagaggttaagtgacttatcTAGGAAGAGTGAGCACCAGACCCGGGAGCAGAACTCTTGTGCACTGCTTCCAAGGCTGAAAccactttttttcctccagtttctTCCTGCAGTTAGGGAACTTTAAACCTTCTGGTCAAACACTAAAGAAAAGCATCACAATAGAATGTTTACTTGCTTTCATCAACTGAGTTTCTGATTTGAGGTCAACTCACGTATGAAGGTGCTGGATTTGCATGTTGTATTGTTCAGGCAGTCAGGTAAGCCTACAAATCAACTGGATGAAATCTCCTGTGTGCATAAATTTGCATAAATAGACATAGTCAAGAAAATGCATTAAGGAAGCCATTTACCCTTTGATTTATTCAGAGCTGGTGCTCAAGTTCTTTGAATATTTCTTATATCTGTTTTATACAATTGAAAGTTTTCACCTAAACACTATAGAGGTCCTATTAAAACTTCTATATAtttatgttgtatattttatatatttatatctatatatttacaaAGTATATTTATCATGGGACACTGAGAAAAGCACAGGAAGACCTTGAGTCTCTGCTTGGCTAAGTATAAACTTGCTTGACTTTGAACAAGTTATTTAAACTATTCCAATCTCAATTTTCCCTTTTAGGGAATGTGATCATAGTAGTTATCTTGACTAACAAGctttagctttatttttcctccaggAGAACGTTGTACTGAAACCTAAGACTTCCCATGTGGAGGAGAAAGTGGGTGGGGAGTTTTATATTGATTCCTAGAACAAATTTTGTTTCCAGGATTTGAGAAATTTGTATCCACGCTATTACTCAAGTGAGCAGTATTTAAGGAATCAACAGGATATCCTAGTCACCCTGCTCTGTATAAATGAGTCTAATACCACTAACTGCAGGAGTGACCTTTGCCCAGAAATCTCCATGCTTCGGTCTGACCCTCACCTGTCTAATCACCTTCCACCCCCTATCTTCACCTTGAGACCAGAGGACTCATCTCATTGTTGCATTCATTACTGTCACTCAGCTTGAAGCTCAGGGTTGTCCTATCAGCCCTCAACTCCTACGAAATCAAGCCCACACATCTCTGTATCTCTCTTTTACTGATCTCAGCTCCCCTCCTGCCCAACTTCTGATATCATTCCACTCTGAAATTTGCAGTCAACCATCAGCATAACCCAATACACACTTAACCTTTCCTTCAAAAGTTCTCTTTACCTCCTTTGTTTAGCCAAAATCTCTCTGTGTCCTGGGACAGGTCAGCTATCTCAGGAGGCAGTAACCTCCTCTCCCATACTCCCTTTGCTACtaaatctcttcattttttagaCCTTATAGCAACCTAGTATTAGTCTGTCTAAATGCTTTCTTTGATACTTCTAAGAAATTTCATTGACttgtttatctttggctgtgctgggtctttgttactgcgtggactttctccagctgtggcgagcaggggctactccagCTGCAGttcgagggcttctcattgaggaggcgtcttttgttgcagagcatgggctctcgtGGGCTCTGGCTTCAGtactgtggcacgtgggctcagtactCTGGCTCCTAGGTTCTAGAGCCAGACTCAGCAGTTggggtacatgggcttagttgctcagcaacatgtgggatctttctggatcagggattgaactcgcatctcctgcattgacaggcaggtttttgtttttctttttttttaaccactgactCACCAGGAAAGCTCCTTTTGGTGTTTTAATGTGATGGATTTAATATTACACATGTACGTTGAGCCATCGGAAATTTCCAAGAGAtttaatggtggtggtttagctggtaaatcgtgtccgactcctgcGACACTAtggtttgtagcccaccaggttcctctctccatgggatttctcagacaagaatactggagtgggttgccatttccttctccgggggattttcctgacccagggatcaaacccaggtctttagCATTGCAggagatctcctgtattgcaggcagattctttaccaactgagccactagggaagcctaagaaAGTTCAAATTAATCTAATTTGAGACATCCTCTctctaggaggagaaggggatgacagaggatgagatagctggatggcatcaccaactcaatggtcatgagcttgagcaaactccaggagttgatgatggacagggaagcctggcatgctgcagtccatggggtcgcaaacagtcagacgcaactgagcgactgaactgaactgaactgaggtatctGGCCCTCTCTTCTGAGCTCCAGGCTTCTGTATCAGAGCTGTTAGTGCAATCCTTTTACTTGGATGGCCAAAAGGAATCTCAGGCTTaatgatgatttctttttctctttgtcccaAGAATCTGCTCCTTTCCCATCATTCTTTGTATCACTATTCAAAAACAGGAGTCAGCACTAATCCCACTCTCTGCCATCAATATGCAAAGTATCAGTAAATCCAGTCAGCTCTACTTTTGAAATATATCCAAAATTGAACAACTTTTTATTATCTCTCTCACTACCACCTTGGTCTAAGCAATCATCTTCTCTTACCTGGAATAATATAATAGCCTATAATTTCTTTTGCAACTTTCATCTTTATCTTGCTAAATTCAAGTACCTACAGACCTACCAGAGTGATTCTGTTCAAAGAATTCGGATTATGTCACTTTTGGTTCAAATCCTATAATGctttccaatctctttcagaattaaagTTCAATAACTTAAAGTAGTGTGTGAAGTCATTTTAGCTTCACACTGCTGTACTTCTCTCACTTTTCAACTGTAGCCTTATTGGTTTTCTTGCTGTTCCTGGAACTACTTGGCATGTTTTAAATCCCAGCGCCATGtatttgctgtttcctctgcctgggctatgggcttccttgggggctcagagggtaaagaatctgccttcaatgcaagagacctgggtttgatccctgggttgggaagatccactggagaagagatggcacccactccaggactcttgcctggagaattccatggaccaggagcctgacagactgcaggccatggggttgcagagagggaCAGCAgggagtgactaacattttcatgtTCATTGCCTGGGCTGTGCCCTTCCCCTAAGTAGACTCCAGGCCTGCTCCCCTACTTCCTTCAGGCATTTAGTAAAAACTCTCATGTTTGTGAATGAGTCTATCCCAGACCAccatatattttttcccctgttttatttatttatttattttttccatttatttttattaccagACCACCATATTTAAAATCATATAGTAGAAGGAGTTTGCAGGGAAAACAAACAACATGAATGATGTTATCAATCCTTTGATTTCACTCTTATTGGCAAGTCATATCTTAGGTCATCCACCTCTCCAATATAGATAGACCAAACCTGCTGTTTGAATTATAATATCTAACAACTTACATAGTTTTGAGTTTGTGATACCAACCTCATTGGCTGCTGGGAAGAACTGATGGGATAATTGACAGACACGTGATGTTGCATGCCACCAGAAAAGAAGTTCATCAGTTCTGTACAAGGTGATGCTGGAAGTTGCATCTTTTAATATGGCTATAACATGAATCCAGATCAGGGACATCTGAGTGTGAAAGTTAGAAGCTGCATGAATTTAGTAAAAGTTAAAAACTGTTATTTTATAGATGTCTTTATTCCCTGGGCACAAATTTCTACTGTTTTCCACTATGGGGTAAATTATATACCCTATTTACTGTACAATATAGTGAGAACATTTTAAGTTATATACAACACTATTCTTGACACAATGGAAAGCCAAAAAAAGTTAGTTGAAGTAAAATTAATccaatttcatatttattttactaagTTTACTCTAGTTtagtttaaagaataatttttgtatttgttttggaAACTTTTAATTGGGAGCCAGAACTCTTCTAGTTAacaactttcttttcttgtctttacCTTAATTCAGTCTTCTATGAAGttaggatggagaaggaaatggcaacccactccagtattcttgcctgaagaatcacatgacagacagaggagcctggcaggctactgttcatggggtcacaaagagtcgtcacgactgagtgacaaatgAAGTTAGGAGGTTGGGATGCATTATCTCCAAATCCTTTTAACTGGGATACTCTATGACCTTTAAATAACTTATAATTTTAGCTATTGTGGTCAGGCTTTAAATCTAAACACTCCTGGAAACAAGTTATTTTAATACGGAAATAAAGCACAGAGTGATCATGATAATTGATTTCCATGGAGACTCCCTTTCATTTACtactttcattctgttttttattgCTACAGAGCAGCCACACAATTCTTAATAGATCTCCATGGACAACACTACAGAGGTGACCGAGTTCGTCCTTGTGGGGTTATCCGATGACCCGGAAGTGCAGATCCTGCTCTTCCTCACCTTCTCTCTCATCTATCTCCTCACCCTGGTTGGGAACCTGGGGATGACCGAGCGGATCCTGCTGGACTCTCGTCTCCACACGCCCATGTACCTCTTCCTCAGCCAGCTCTCTCTGGTGGACTTTGGTTACTCCTCAGCGGTCACTCCCAAAGTGATGGCAGGATTCCTCACAGGAGACAAAACCATTTCCTACGAGGCTTGTGCCACCCAGTTCTTCTTCTTCGTGGCCTTTATCACCGTAGAAAGTTTCCTCTTGGCCGCAATGGCTTATGACCGCTGTGCAGCCGTGTGCAAACCCCTGCACTACACCGCCGCCATGACGACCAAAGCGTGCGCACGTCTGCTCACAGGCTGCTGCTTCTGCGGCTTCCTGAATGCCTGCGTCCACACCGGGAACGTCTTCAGGCTCTCCTTCTGTGGGTGCCACGTCGTCAACCACTTCTTTTGTGACGCTCCTCCTCTGCTGGCTCTCTCGTGCTCAGACAGCTACGTCAGTGAGATGGTTATTTTCTTCGTGGTGGGTTTCAATGACCTCTTTTCTATTCTGGTCATCTTCATCTCCTACCTGTTTATATTTATCACCATTCTGAGGATGCGCTCATCTGAAGGACGCCAGAAGGCCTTTTCCACCTGTGCCTCCCACCTCACTGCTGTCTCCATCTTCTATGGGACCGTCATCTTCATGTACTTACAGCCCAGCTCCAGCCACTCCATGGGCACAGACAAAATGGCGTCCGTGTTCTACACCATGGTCATCCCCATGCTGAATCCACTGgtctacagcctgaggaacaaaGAGGTCAAGGGTGCCTTTAAAACGGCTGTGGGGAAGGCAAAGTCTTCTATAGGAttcatactttaaaaatcttgaaTTTACAGTAAGGCACTGTCAACCACTTTAAATctaactgagaaaaatatttaactgtctattttcaattttctaatttcttatagTAGTTTCTCCAACTGTTTATTAAGTCTACAaagcaaaatcttaaaaaaatcagaCCTAGGAATAATAGGTTAAGAAAAATCACTCATGAACATGGAATTCATATTACAAAAATTCTTCTTAAAAAGCATGTTCACTCACATTCTCACATGAACATGTACATTTACATGCATATATTagcatatgcacacatgcatgtcaTTCATGAGAAACTCATTAAACCCAAACAACTACAGATGGAGAAGCTTAAGGCAGACATGAGATAGATCTGCTGTTATAGAATGTAGAATTATTATTTGAATGTCTGAGAATATATTCTTAGTATAAATATTTTGACTTATGGAAATAGAATGttagtatatataatgtatataaatattatatatttagttttttaaaagttatatcacCTTGTCctttcacatatgaaaatgaaacaggttttatattttaagaagttgACCTTTATGAAAATAGCTTCAAAGATCTGAGTATTGATTTcttattgtctttttgtttattcttgtttttaataaaatgcatctctgtt is a window of Cervus canadensis isolate Bull #8, Minnesota chromosome 11, ASM1932006v1, whole genome shotgun sequence DNA encoding:
- the LOC122449876 gene encoding olfactory receptor 5B12-like → MDNTTEVTEFVLVGLSDDPEVQILLFLTFSLIYLLTLVGNLGMTERILLDSRLHTPMYLFLSQLSLVDFGYSSAVTPKVMAGFLTGDKTISYEACATQFFFFVAFITVESFLLAAMAYDRCAAVCKPLHYTAAMTTKACARLLTGCCFCGFLNACVHTGNVFRLSFCGCHVVNHFFCDAPPLLALSCSDSYVSEMVIFFVVGFNDLFSILVIFISYLFIFITILRMRSSEGRQKAFSTCASHLTAVSIFYGTVIFMYLQPSSSHSMGTDKMASVFYTMVIPMLNPLVYSLRNKEVKGAFKTAVGKAKSSIGFIL